In Pithys albifrons albifrons isolate INPA30051 chromosome 6, PitAlb_v1, whole genome shotgun sequence, a single genomic region encodes these proteins:
- the C6H11orf91 gene encoding uncharacterized protein C11orf91 homolog codes for MTVQRPSWPQLYFPHFHGAEPVPRPPGAAWAPLATMCWPWQPLPAAAPAPPPPYAALPAPLGPEPLHLCAPPGPGAGTVAEPRGRIAARGVPAERARLRLQLQEELCELGIRLKELELAALVGDGFDARQYKFLKSVEEKKIQSMKALQNLK; via the exons ATGACCGTGCAGCGCCCGTCGTGGCCGCAGCTGTACTTCCCGCACTTCCACGGCGCCGAGCCCGTGCCCCGCCCGCCCGGCGCTGCCTGGGCGCCGCTCGCCACCATGTGCTGGCCGTGGCAGCCGCTgccggccgcggccccggcgccCCCGCCCCCCTACGCCGCGCTGCCCGCACCCCTCGGCCCGGAGCCGCTGCACCTCTGCGCCCCCCCCGGGCCCGGGGCCGGGACGGTGGCGGAGCCGCGGGGCAGGATTGCGGCGCGGGGAGTGCCGGCGGAGCGGGCGCGGCTgcggctgcagctgcaggaggagctgtgcgAGCTGGGCATCCgcctgaaggagctggagctggcGGCGCTCGTCGGGGACGGCTTCGATGCCAGGCAGT ATAAAtttctgaagtcagtggaagaaaagaagataCAAAGCATGAAAGCATTGCAGAACCTGAAATAA